The genomic stretch TTCGGACCGGATCAGTCGTCGCAGTTCGCGGGCGCCGAATTCTGGACGGAAGCCGACCGCGCCGAAGTGATCCACGACGCTCACGTCGAATTCGAGTTCGACGCCCTGGGTAAGGGCGGTCCGCTTCACCCGGTTGAGCTGCAACTCGACGATCTGGCGGATCTCCGACTGATTCAGCGAATGAAAGACGATGATCTCGTCGATCCGGTTGATGAACTCTGGCCGGAAATGACCGCGCAGCACGTCCATCAGTTCGGACTTCTGCTTTGCCTCGTCGAACTCCTTGGTGCCGCGCTTCTTGAGGTTGCGCTGGATGATGTCCGAACCGAGGTTCGAGGTGGCGATGATGATGGTGTTGGTGAAGTCCACCACGCGGCCCTTGCCATCTGTCAGGCGGCCATCGTCGAACACCTGAAGTAGGATGTTGTATACATCCGGATGCGCCTTCTCGATTTCGTCGAGGAGCACGACCGAGTAGGGCCGACGCCGCACCTTCTCCGTCAGTTGCCCGCCTTCGTCGTATCCGACGTAGCCCGGAGGCGCGCCAACCAGCCGGGCAACCGAGTGGCGCTCGCCATACTCCGACATGTCGATGCGGATCATCGCATCCTGGTCGCCGAAGATCACCTCGGCGAGCGTCTTGGCCAGTTCCGTCTTGCCAACCCCGGTCGGCCCGAGGAACAGGAAGGTCGCAGTCGGACCGGAGCCTTCGCGCAGACCCGCACGCGCCAGGCGCACCGCATCGGCCACGGCGCGGATCGCTTCTTCCTGGCCGATGACGCGCTCGTGTAGCTTCTCCTCGAGCTTGAGGAGCTTGTCCTTCTCCTCGGTGGTCAGCTCGGTGACCGGAACGCCGGTGATCTTCGAGACGATCTGCGCGACATGATCGGCGCGCACCTCGGCGGTCGCCGAAGCCTGGTCGCGCTTCCAAATCTCCAGAAGCTCGTCCAGCTCCTTCTGCTTCTGTTCGAGTTCCCTCTTCAATTCCGCTGCCCGGTCGAATTGCTTGCGGGCTGCGGCATAGTCCTGCTCGCGCTTGATCTGCGCGACCTCGGCCTCTAGCTCCTGGACGTCCACGGGGCGCGCTGTGGCGCTGATCTTCACACGTGCGGCGGCCTGATCGATCAGGTCGATCGCCTTGTCAGGCATGAAGCGGCCAGTGATGTAGCGGTCCGAAAGCTCGGCCGCCGCGACGATGGCCTCGTCGGTGATCGTCACCTTGTGGTGCGCCTCCAGCGTGTCGCGCAGGCCGCGCAGGATCATGATGACCTGAGCGACCGTGGGTTCCTCGACATAGACCGGCTGGAAGCGGCGTTCGAGCGCTGCGTCCTTCTCGATGTATTTCTGGTATTCGTTGAGCGTCGTCGCGCCGATCAGGTTCAGCTCGCCCCGCGCCAGCGCCGGCTTGAAGGTGTTGGCGATGTCTAGACCGCCTTCGCCACCGCCCTGACCGGCGCCGACGATGGTATGGATCTCGTCGATGAACAGGATCAGACTGTCCTTCTCCTCGGTGATCTCCTTGAGGATCTTCTGCACCCGCTCCTCGAACTCGCCGCGATACTTCGACCCGGCCACCATCGAGTTGATGTTGAGTTCGACCAGCCGCTTGTCGCGCAGCGCCTCGGGCACTTCGCCCGCGACGATCCGTTGTGCGAGTCCCTCGACGATGGCGGTCTTGCCTACGCCCGGCTCGCCGATCAGCACCGGGTTGTTCTTCTTGCGCCGGGCCAGCACTTCAATCGTCGTCTCGATCTCGCGGGCGCGGCCGATGACGGGATCGAGCTTGCCCTCGCGGGCGAGCTTCGTCAGGTCACGGCTGAACTGGTCGAGATCGGGCGTGCTGGACGGCGCCTCCACCCGGCCTTCCTCGGCGCCCTTGCCAACGACCTTGGTCACCTGCTGGCGCAGCGCTTGCGGCGTGAGGCCGTACTTGCGCAGGACCGACGCGGCCAGGCCTTCACCTTCCTCGGCAAGGCCGATCAGCAGGTGCTCGGGACCGACATAGGAATGGCCGAGTTCGTTCGAGGCGATGAAGGCCCGGTTCAGCGCGTCCTTCAGGCGAGGACTGACGCCGATTTCGCCCTCCGTCCTGGCCTCTCCACGCTTCGCTTCTTTCTCGACCTGGCGCTGCAGGTCGTCCACATCGACCTTGAACTGTTCCAGGATTGTTTTGACGACGTCGGACGAGGTCAGTGCCAGAAGCAGATGTTCGGTATCGACCTCGCTGCGCCCGAATTCGCCTGCCTTCTGTGCGGCATCCTGCAACAGCTTGTTGCCCTGTTCGCTCAGCCGGTCAGCGATGGTGCGTCCACCGCCGCGCCGCGATCCACGCCGCGGGGCACCCTCACCGAAAGTGGCGTCGACGACATCGTCATCGCCGTCACCCATGGAGCCGAGCGTGCCGCCCCGCAGCGGGCTGTCACCAAAGAGGCCGCCGAACCCGCTGTCGCCGAAAAATTCGTCAAAAAGGGAATGTCGTCCGAACAGGGACTCCAGCGGCGATGCGCTGCGGCCCGACCGGCGCACCATTTCGCGGTAGTGCTGATCGCACAGCTCCATGTTCTGAACTCTGCCGTTCACCGAAGCGCGCACGCGCGCCGTCGCCGGGCGACCGCAAATATCGCAAGTTCCGTTTGCCATTTTTCCTCTCCGTTTCTTTATCCAGTCAGGGTTGTCCGCCGATCATCTGCGTCAGTGACGGTGTCACGCAGCGACGGCTTCCGTTCTTTTCACCTTGGACCCAATTGCCACCAGATCGGGCTCGTCCAGTGTCTCGCGTTGCAGGAGATCCTGCGCCGATTGCTCGAGCAGCGCCCGGTTGGCTTCGAGAAGCGAGAGGGTGCGCTTGAACACGCCATCCACGATGTCGCGCACCTTCGCGTCCATCCGCTCGGCAGTGGCGTCGCTGTAGCGGCGGTTCAGCCACGACGACTGGTCGCCGGTGCCGAGAAAGCCGGGCCGATCGGTGTCGTAGCTGACATGCCCGAGGTCTTCGTCCATCCCGTACCGCGCGACCATGGCGCGGGCGATATCGGTGGCCTTGACCAGATCGTCGGCCGCCCCGGTCGAGAGGTGGTCGTAGACGATCTTCTCGGCCGCGCGCCCGCCGAGGAGGACGGCGATCTTGTTCTCCAGCTCCTCGCGCGTCATCAGGAAGCGGTCCTCGGTCGGGCGCTGGATGGTGTAGCCGAGCGCGCCGATGCCGCGCGGGATGATCGAGACCTTGTGCACCGGATCCGTGCCGGGCAGAGCCATCGCCACCAGCGCGTGCCCCATCTCGTGATGCGCCACGATCTCGCGTTCGCGCGGGTTCAGAACGCGGTTCTTCTTTTCCAGCCCCGCGATGATACGCTCCACGGCATTGTTGAAGTCGTCCATCGTCACCGCATCAGCCTTGCGGCGCGTGGCCAGGAGCGCTGCCTCATTGACGAGGTTGGCGAGGTCAGCGCCCGAGAACCCGGGGGTCAGGGCCGCGACCTTCTCGGCATCGACGTCCGGGGCGAGCGTCACCGTCTTCATGTGCACGCCGAGAATCTGGATGCGCCCCTTCTTATCGGGCTTGTCCACCAGCACCTG from Constrictibacter sp. MBR-5 encodes the following:
- a CDS encoding AAA family ATPase; protein product: MANGTCDICGRPATARVRASVNGRVQNMELCDQHYREMVRRSGRSASPLESLFGRHSLFDEFFGDSGFGGLFGDSPLRGGTLGSMGDGDDDVVDATFGEGAPRRGSRRGGGRTIADRLSEQGNKLLQDAAQKAGEFGRSEVDTEHLLLALTSSDVVKTILEQFKVDVDDLQRQVEKEAKRGEARTEGEIGVSPRLKDALNRAFIASNELGHSYVGPEHLLIGLAEEGEGLAASVLRKYGLTPQALRQQVTKVVGKGAEEGRVEAPSSTPDLDQFSRDLTKLAREGKLDPVIGRAREIETTIEVLARRKKNNPVLIGEPGVGKTAIVEGLAQRIVAGEVPEALRDKRLVELNINSMVAGSKYRGEFEERVQKILKEITEEKDSLILFIDEIHTIVGAGQGGGEGGLDIANTFKPALARGELNLIGATTLNEYQKYIEKDAALERRFQPVYVEEPTVAQVIMILRGLRDTLEAHHKVTITDEAIVAAAELSDRYITGRFMPDKAIDLIDQAAARVKISATARPVDVQELEAEVAQIKREQDYAAARKQFDRAAELKRELEQKQKELDELLEIWKRDQASATAEVRADHVAQIVSKITGVPVTELTTEEKDKLLKLEEKLHERVIGQEEAIRAVADAVRLARAGLREGSGPTATFLFLGPTGVGKTELAKTLAEVIFGDQDAMIRIDMSEYGERHSVARLVGAPPGYVGYDEGGQLTEKVRRRPYSVVLLDEIEKAHPDVYNILLQVFDDGRLTDGKGRVVDFTNTIIIATSNLGSDIIQRNLKKRGTKEFDEAKQKSELMDVLRGHFRPEFINRIDEIIVFHSLNQSEIRQIVELQLNRVKRTALTQGVELEFDVSVVDHFGAVGFRPEFGARELRRLIRSELETELAREMLSGRIEDGDKVRVAWSADEQKVVFEKIAKDTGDVSPDGQAKAGIDESGKFAGDKADDPTPDVPAEAKEEVQSKEDKSAG